Proteins co-encoded in one Papaver somniferum cultivar HN1 chromosome 5, ASM357369v1, whole genome shotgun sequence genomic window:
- the LOC113280553 gene encoding uncharacterized protein LOC113280553 — protein MLQESGSFAYPGSITIWNGMKKFLLEKYFLTSKATVIRKEICGIRQVLGETLYEYWERYKKLLASCAHHQINDQLVIQYFYEGLLSNDRNLIDVASGGALTNKTIVATSLLENMAANIQQFYTRYEPTVRKVNEVGDSSHLEHRMGNMERMMQQITATVIPSYSEEVEKASVMYPNQQLPRYDPYSSTYNPGWRDHPNFSYANKQDAVSNPSLNQQGGYQFLQRPPKESQGMSIDDKLNLILNTIAQDKQKAEMDMKDIRTQMGQLATTVSKLEAQADGELPS, from the coding sequence ATGCTACAGGAGAGTGGTTCTTTTGCTTACCCTGGAAGTATAACCATATGGAATGGAATGAAGAAGTTTCTTCTTGAGAAGTATTTTCTGACATCAAAAGCAACTgtgattcgcaaggagatttgtggtatTAGACAAGTATTGGGGGAGACTCTCTATGAGTATTGGGAGCGTTACAAGAAGCTTTTAGCTAGCTGTGCACACCACCAAATCAACGATCAACTTGTGATTCAATATTTCTATGAGGGGTTGCTTTCTAATGATAGAAATTTGATCGATGtcgcaagtggtggtgcactcaCCAACAAAACCATTGTTGCTACAAGCTTGTTAGAAAACATGGCTGCGAACATTCAACAATTTTACACTCGATATGAACCAACAGTAAGGAAAGTGAATGAAGTTGGAGATTCTTCACACTTGGAACATAGAATGGGTAACATGGAGAGGATGATGCAACAAATAACAGCGACTGTAATACCATCATACTCCGAAGAAGTGGAGAAAGCAAGTGTTATGTACCCAAATCAGCAACTGCCAAGATATGATCCTTATTCCAGCACATATAATCCGGGTTGGAgagatcatcctaatttcagcTACGCCAACAAGCAAGATGCAGTCTCTAATCCTTCTTTAAATCAACAAGGTGGGTACCAATTCTTGCAAAGGCCGCCAAAAGAATCTCAAGGCATGAGTATAGATGACAAGTTGAATCTAATTCTTAATACAATAGCGCAAGATAAGCAAAAGGCAGAGATGGATATGAAGGACATCAGAACACAAATGGGTCAACTAGCTACTACCGTGAGCAAATTGGAAGCACAAGCAGATGGAGAACTTCCCTCCTAA